The following are encoded together in the Armatimonadota bacterium genome:
- a CDS encoding PEP-CTERM sorting domain-containing protein: MHTTGLRFTLFIAAVLILPHVADATSLDPVLTVIASPPPELMPGLDSVSAASPEVLMSAKTLTGVPAAMWYYGCTATSAGMLFGYYDNTGYSNMLSGEITGRIDTAAELSLIATQDHVTDYWKAYDSVGPDPWVSGGVEHSWSGCTADFLGTNQWKWDYNGGGIDFNRDGSTVYWSLDTGQPLYDYIPPASFGLPQTEAGHGLRLFAESRGYSVAYRDGKYQVYNQRIDTLYPGTGFTFAQYMAEIDAGRPVLIHVTNHTMLGYGYNRDTNQVILYDTWNYDSHAMTWGGTYAGLQHRAVTVLELDPAPESQADVPEPGTMALFGGGLTALAMVLRRRRQTLG, encoded by the coding sequence ATGCACACAACCGGGCTGAGGTTCACACTCTTCATCGCGGCTGTCCTGATTCTCCCTCACGTTGCCGACGCCACATCGCTGGACCCAGTTCTGACAGTGATCGCCAGTCCCCCACCCGAACTCATGCCCGGGCTGGATTCCGTGTCGGCTGCAAGTCCCGAAGTGCTCATGAGCGCGAAGACCCTCACGGGTGTGCCTGCCGCGATGTGGTACTACGGCTGCACAGCAACATCGGCAGGGATGCTCTTCGGCTACTACGACAATACCGGCTATTCAAACATGCTTTCGGGGGAGATCACTGGCCGGATCGACACGGCTGCGGAGCTGTCGCTCATCGCCACACAGGATCATGTCACCGACTACTGGAAGGCGTATGACAGTGTGGGACCCGATCCCTGGGTTTCAGGCGGAGTTGAGCACAGCTGGTCAGGGTGCACCGCCGATTTTCTGGGCACCAACCAGTGGAAGTGGGACTACAACGGGGGCGGGATTGACTTCAATCGCGACGGGTCCACGGTCTACTGGTCGCTGGACACCGGGCAGCCCCTGTATGACTATATCCCCCCAGCTTCATTCGGCCTTCCCCAGACTGAAGCCGGGCACGGCCTCAGGCTTTTTGCCGAATCGCGCGGCTACAGCGTGGCATATCGCGACGGCAAGTACCAGGTGTACAACCAGCGCATTGACACGCTGTACCCGGGCACGGGCTTCACTTTCGCGCAATACATGGCCGAGATCGATGCGGGGCGTCCCGTTCTCATACATGTCACAAATCACACCATGCTCGGGTACGGTTACAATCGGGATACGAATCAGGTGATCCTGTATGACACCTGGAACTACGACAGCCACGCCATGACCTGGGGAGGGACCTACGCCGGGCTCCAGCACCGCGCAGTGACCGTATTGGAGCTCGATCCCGCTCCTGAGAGCCAAGCCGATGTTCCCGAACCCGGAACCATGGCGCTGTTTGGCGGCGGCCTTACCGCACTGGCCATGGTCCTGCGCCGCCGGCGGCAGACACTGGGCTGA